A window of Kribbella sp. NBC_00382 genomic DNA:
TTCGTCTGGTCGGACAACAAGGTAATCCGAGCGGGCGTTTACAACCTGATGATCTGGAAGCCTGCACTCGCGGCAATTGGCGTCATCGCGCCGCCGGTCAAGGGCAAGTGGGGCCGATGGATCTTCAAGACCGACTACACGAAGGGGATGCATGCGCTGCGCCACTACTTCGCCAGCATCACGCTGGCGGATGGTGTCAACATCAAGGAGCTGTCCGAGTACCTCGGACATTACGATCCCGGGTTCACGCTACAGATGTATACCCACATGCTCCCGTCGTCCTACGACCGCGCCAGGCAGGCAGTCGACCGCCGGCTCGAGCGACTTTCTTCGCGGCTGACGGAGCAGGGACGGAGCAGGGATGATTCCGCCGCGGCCTGAGGCCTGGCATACGGGCCGCCGACGACCCGGCATCTACCGGTCGATGAGCTGCCGAATCCCTTCTAGTTAAGGCTATTTCAGCTCAGCCGAGGTTTTCCCAAGCAGTCTCCTCGCGACGATTAGTTGCTGGATTTGTTGGGTGCCTTCGAAGATGTCGAGAATCTTCGAGTCGCGGGCCCATTTTTCCAGGAGTTCGTGTTCGGAGTAGCCGATGCTGCCGGCTAGTTCTACGCAGCGGAGGGTGATGTCGTTGGCTGTTCGGCCGGCTTTGGCTTTGGCCATGGAGGCTTGGAGGGAGTTGGGCTGGGAGTTGTCGGCCATCCAGGCTGCTTGGAGGGTCAGGAGGTAGGCGGCTTCCCAGTCGGCCTCCATCTGGAGGTACGAGGCCGCGGCGGCGGGCTGCATGAAGACCGGCCGGTCGTAGTCGACCCCGACGCCAGCCTCCGACAACAGCGATCGGGTGACTTCAAGAGACGCGCGGGCGCAACCAACAGCCATCGCGGCGACGAGGGGGCGGGTGTTGTCGAAGGTCTGCATGACGCCTGCGAAGCCTTTGTCTG
This region includes:
- a CDS encoding tyrosine-type recombinase/integrase; the protein is MPRACDRRRTHQTQPWSVKDRQEARSPVLASVFALPKNDKERIVPMSPSLAKLVKERIEQFGTTTISLPWEQVDGQLQEHDLLFVWSDNKVIRAGVYNLMIWKPALAAIGVIAPPVKGKWGRWIFKTDYTKGMHALRHYFASITLADGVNIKELSEYLGHYDPGFTLQMYTHMLPSSYDRARQAVDRRLERLSSRLTEQGRSRDDSAAA